The genomic DNA CCATGCGGATGGCGCCCGCATCACGGTCGCTGCCGTGGAAATGCTGGGTGGGCGCGTGGGTTTCACCCATCCTACGCATGTCTTGCCATGCTGCGTCGTCGTAGGTGGCGAGATGTTGGAACGCAAACTCGCGGGTGCGACCGGGGTTGAGGCCCATGGTCATTTCCGCGGCTTCGATCAGAAATGTGCCCGACCCGCACATCGGGTCGACCACGGGTTCGTTTCCCGTATAGCCACATTCACGCAGCATCAGTGCGGCCAGTGTTTCGCGCATGGGGGCTTTGCCCACCGCCTCTTTATGGCCGCGCTTGTGCAGGCTCTCGCCAGAGGTATCAACGCTGATTGTGACACGGTTGTCGTCGATGCGGACCTTGAGTGCTACGGGCGCGTCTGCCGCGATAGTCATGCCGTGGCTCTCTTTCAGAGCGGTCTCGATCCGCTGGGTTGCGGCACCTGCATGGTAGATCTTTGACTTCTTTGAGGTGCTGACCTCGACCCGGACAGGGACGTCCTGACGCAGCACGTCATCCCATGGATATTTGCGCGCCCGTTTGTCGAGTTGGGCAAGGTGAAAGGCCATAAAGCTCCCCACGCGCGCCAAGATTCGCGTGGCCCCGCGCATGACAAGGTTGGCGCGCCAGACGTCCTCCCATGTGCCGGTGGTCGTGATCCCGCCGCTGGTGATTTGCGGGTCGGCAAAGCCGTTCTCCAGCGCCTCGGCGTGGAGGGCCTGTTCAAAACCGGGGGTGCAGACCATGAAGATTTCAAAGGGTGTTGTCATGGCCCGTGCATACTGGGCTTTGCTGTGGTGATGCAAATGCCAATCGGTCCCCGCGTCAGAACCGCGATGCGACCCCGAAAAGGATCTGTGCTGCCGCTGATGTGTTTTCCTCGGCGGTTGAGTGTGTACGCGCACCCGAGACCGTCACGCTGGGGGAGAAACCAAAGTAGCTGACGTCTTCGAAAACGGCTGTGACCGAGGCCAGATAGAAATGATCATCGCGGCCGTCGAGTGTGGTTGTGAATTCCTCGAACGTGCGGAACCCGATGTTGAGGGACGTGGAAATTTGTGCCCCCAAAACAGGCTCGGCCAGCAGATAACCGATGCCGATCTGGTATTCGTCGAAAGAATTTTCCGGTCCTGCCGCGTTGCGCTGTGATATCAGGCTGAGCCGCAACTGGTCGCGGTTTGCCAGCAGCCGGTCATAGGCGATCGTAATGTCGTAGATGTTTGTATCGTCTAACGCAGGGGTACGTGCGTCCTGCCAGCGCCGGAGCGCGCGGAGTTGCAGGCGGCTGGTGTTGGTGAGGGGAACGGTCTGTTCGAGGCTGAGGTCGTGAAAGTCGACCAGCCTTTCGCCACCTTCCCAATAGGTCCCGAAGGCCGTCCCGAGGCTGAGCGGGCCCAGCGGGCTTATGTTGTTTTGCTGTCGTTCAATGCCCACACTGGCCGTCACTGTCGCGAAATCGCGCCCATCAATTGCGCGCACCTCTGGATCGGGAGAGTCGGCAATCAAGGACTTTGCGTCGTCTGACAACAGATAGGTATCGCCTGCAAGCGTGGCGGTAACCGTCGTGACTTGGTGTGCGGTCTCTGAAATTCGGTAGCGCAGGTCGGTGCTGGCAGAAAAGCCGATACCGGAAAGTGCGCGGCGGTCTTCGGGCAGCACGAAGGTCAGGTCGATTCCTTCCAGTCGCAAGATGCCGTCTTCTGATCCGTTGTTGATGTTATCGGTGGGTGCGATTGCGGCGGTGACCGCGACCGAAAGCGGGTTGGTTCTGACAGTGTTCGCATAGGCCTCTGCGATAAACTGCAGATCGGCTTCGGTGGATGCGTGATTGGCTGCGCGTCGCAACCAGAATGCAGAACGGGTATAGTGGCCGGCCTGAAAATACGCGCCGGCCACAAAACGCGCTGTTTCAAAGCGGGTGTCCTGACTTGTCGCGGCGGCATAGGCGCGTGCGCCAGAGGCTGCGGCACTTTGCGGGTCATTCAGGTCCGACTGGGCAAGTGCCAGCAGGTAGAGTGCAGCAAAATCTTCCGGTTGCGCGCGCAGCATCTCTTGGGCGAGGCGCAGGGTTGTGGCGGGCGCGCCTGCCACAAGGGCGGCTTCTGCCTGTTCTTGAAGACTCTGTGTTGGCTGGGCGTCGGCTGAGGAGATCATGACTGCCATGGCGCAGAGGCGTGCTAGATTACGCAAATTGGTCGCCCCTTTCGGCTGGTCGGCACGCGTGATTTTCACGCTCTGTAATTTCATGCGCCAATACGGTCAGAAAGTCAGCCCGTTTTGCGGCCTTGCAGAGCTCCGATTTGTTTTTGCCACGTTTGCATCCCGGTTTCGGCGGCTTTCTTCTCTCATTCTGCGGTCACGAGCGAATTTATGCTTATGTGGCGGTATCTTGCAGGTTTTGATTGTGTGAAAAGTGGTCGGAGACATAACTGCTTTTCGAAACAAGATTTGGACAAGATTCATGAAAAGAACTTTTGCGATAGCTGCATTATGCCTTGCAACAGCATGTGGCGGAGCAGGTGGGAGCACAACGAGCGTGAGTACAAGTTCAAGTGGTGGTGCCGCGCCCATCCCGATCGCGGATTTGCCGCAAGTTGCCGTGTCCGCGGCGCCGAGTCAGACATTTTCAGGCATGCTTAATGGCGTGCGGTCAGGAGCAGGTGCAGGGGCGCTCACCTATGATAGCCGTCTTGGTGCGGCGGCGAACCGGCATGCAAATGATATGGCTGCGAATAATTTTTTCTCCCACACGGGGAGTGACGGATCAACCGTTGGACAACGTGTCACCGATGCCGGCTATCAGTGGAACCTTGTTGGCGAAAACATCGCACGCGGTCAGGTTGATGAGCAGGCTGTGCTGGATGCCTGGATGAATTCTGCTGGGCATCGGGCAAATAATCTCGATCCACGGTTCGAGGACTTCGCGCTTGCCAAAGCCAATAGTCCACGCGGGCCCTATTGGGTGCTCGTTCTCGCACGTGAGCGGTAGTCTTTCCGTTGCTATCTGACAATCACCCGTGACGGTGATGGTTCCGGTTTCGGTTTGGGCTTTGTGATGCCTTCGAGGGCCCTGAAGGGTTTGCGCACTGCTTCGGTCAATCCTGGCCGTCTGGGGGCGGCCATTTGTTTGCTGACCTCGATGATCAACACGCCGCCAGCGGCGACAACCGGCAGGTTATGCCCGACTTTTTCAAGAAACCCTGCTGATTTGCGCCAGAGCTTGCTTGCCGAGGGCGGCTGGTAGAGCGCGGACATGGTGCGTTCGGTCACAAATTGGTGCCGCCGGAGTTGGGCCTCCAACTGGCTGAGCGAATAGGGGCGGCCATAGCCAAAGGGTGTGGCATCCGAGCGCGACCAAAGCCCCGCGCGGTTCGGTACAACAAAGACCGCCCGGCCGCCCGGACCAAGGACGCGCCATGCCTCATCCAGTAGCAATGAGGGCTGTTCGGTGGTTTCCAACCCGTGCAGCATGACGAGTTTGTCGACATGGCCTGTCTCAATCGGCCAGGATGTATCTTCACAGAGCACGCTGACGTTGTTGCCGTCAGGTGGCCACGGCATCACCCCTTGTGGTCCCGGCATCAGTCCGATCACCCGCCGCGCATCTTTCAGGAAAGGCCGCAGTAAGGGCACTGCAAAGCCGAAGCCCACAACCATTTGCCCCTTGGCCTCGGGCCAGAGCGTGCAGAGTTCGTCGCGGATCACTTTTTGCGCCGCACGCCCCAATGCGCTGCGGTAATAGAAGTTACGCAGATCCAGAACGTCGAGATGCATTGCGGTTTGCAACTCCTTGGGCAAAGCTATGGAGGCAGCATATCAAGAGAAAGGCACATTGCCATGACAAAGAGATCAGAGGTTGAATTGGTCGTGGTGCCATGCCGGACGGATAACTATGCTTTTTTGGTGCACAACCACGACACAGGCGAGACCGCGTTGGTTGATGCGCCCGAGGCGGCGCCGATTGCGGACGCACTTGCCGCGCGGGGGTGGCGCCTGAATGATATTCTGATCACCCATCACCACGATGATCATATTGATGGCGTTGCCGCGCTGCGTGAAGGTGCGCGCGTGATCGGTGCCAAGGCTGATGCCCATCGCCTGCCTGATCTTGATCTTGGCGTTGCGGATGGTGATACTGTGACAGTCTGCGGGCAGGCGACCCATGTCATGGATGTTTCCGGCCATACCATCGGCCACATCGCCTTTCACATGCCGGACGCGGCGCTCGTCTTTACCGCCGATAGCCTGATGGCGTTGGGCTGCGGCCGCCTGTTTGAAGGAACGCCTGCGCAGATGTGGGACAGCATGCAAAAACTGCGCGCGCTGCCTGATGATACGCTGGTCTGTTCCGGCCATGAGTACACGACCGCCAATGCACGTTTTGCGATGTCCCTTGACCCAGAGAATTCCGACCTTATCTTTCGTACCAAAGGGATCGAAGCGGCGCGCGCCGCTGGCAAACCAACTGTCCCGTCAACGCTGACCGAAGAGAAGCGCACAAACCCATTTTTGCGCGCCGATGTTCCCGAATTCAAAGCCGCCCTAGGCATGAACGACGCGTCTGATCTGGATGTGTTTACCTTTGCACGGGCGCAAAAAGACAAGTTTTAACCATCTTGCTGCAAGCGCGTGGTGAAAAGCAGGTCAAAAACCAAGCATCACACGAATTGTGATGCCAAAAGCGAAAAAAGTCCTTGAAGGTTGGCAAATAAAACCAAACCTTAAGGGTAAGAGGCCACGGTTGGTTCGCGCCAACCCCCGATATGAAGGAGCACAAGCCGTGCCATCATTTTCGACCACACTCGAGCAGTCCATTCATGGCGCACTTGCGCTGGCCAATGAACACAAGCACGAACTTGCCACGCTGGAACACCTGCTTCTGGCGTTGATTGACGAACCTGACGCGGCGCGCGTGATGCGTGCGTGTTCGGTAAACCTTGATGAGCTGCGCAAGGATCTGGAAGGATTTATCGAGGATGATCTTTCAACCTTGATCACAGATGTCGAAGGGTCCGAGGCGGTGCCGACTGCTGCGTTCCAGCGGGTTATTCAACGTGCGGCAATCCACGTGCAATCATCCGGACGCAGCGAAGTGACCGGTGCCAATGTGCTGGTCGCGATCTTTGCCGAGCGCGAAAGCAATGCCGCTTATTTCCTGCAAGAACAGGATATGACGCGTTATGATGCGGTGAACTTTATCGCCCATGGCGTGGCCAAAGACCCCGCTTTCGGTGAATCGCGTCCTGTCACGGGATCTACCGACGAAAGCGAAACAATCGCGCCGGGCGAAGGTGACGAAAAAGAAAGTGCGCTCGCAAAATACTGTGTTGATCTGAACGCCAAGGCGACCAAGGGCGATGTTGATCCCCTGATCGGCCGCGCGCATGAGGTCGAGCGTTGCATTCAGGTGCTGTGCCGCCGCCGCAAGAACAACCCGCTTCTGGTGGGCGATCCCGGCGTGGGGAAAACGGCTATCGCTGAGGGTCTCGCGTTCAAGATCGTGAACGGTGAGACGCCCGAAGTGCTGTCCAAAGCGACGATCTATTCGCTCGATATGGGCGCGTTGCTGGCTGGTACACGCTATCGCGGTGATTTCGAGGAACGCCTGAAAGCGGTGATGACAGAGATGGAAGAGCACAAAGATGCGGTGCTTTTCATTGATGAAATCCACACAGTGATCGGTGCCGGTGCCACATCCGGCGGCGCGATGGATGCGTCCAACCTGCTGAAACCTGCGTTGCAGGGCGGCAAGCTGCGCTGCATGGGGTCGACGACCTATAAGGAATTCCGCCAGCACTTTGAAAAGGACCGCGCCTTGTCGCGCCGGTTCCAGAAAATTGATGTGACAGAGCCTTCGGTGCCTGACGCGATCAAGATTTTGCAGGGTCTGAAGCCTTACTTCGAAGAGCACCACCACATCAAATACACAGCCGATGCGATCAAAACCGCGGTAGAGCTCTCTGCACGTTATATCAACGACCGCAAATTGCCTGACAAGGCGATTGACGTGATCGATGAGGCGGGTGCCGCACAGCATCTGGTTGCTGAATCCAAGCGCCGCAAGACGATTGGTGCCAAAGAGATCGAGGATGTTGTGGCCAAGATTGCCCGCATTCCGCCAAAGAACGTTTCGAAAGACGATGCAGAGGTGCTTAAGGATCTTGAAAAGTCCCTCAAGCGCGTTGTGTTTGGTCAGGATCAGGCGATTGAGGCCTTGTCTTCTGCGATCAAACTGGCGCGCGCAGGTCTGCGTGAACCGGAGAAGCCGATTGGTAACTACCTTTTCGCCGGTCCAACCGGTGTTGGTAAAACCGAAGTGGCCAAGCAGCTGGCCGATACGCTGGGTGTCGAGCTGATGCGCTTTGACATGTCCGAGTACATGGAAAAGCACGCGGTTTCACGCTTGATCGGTGCGCCTCCTGGTTATGTCGGTTTTGATCAGGGTGGTATGCTGACTGACGGTGTCGATCAGAACCCGCACTGTGTGTTGTTGCTCGACGAGATGGAGAAGGCGCATCCTGACGTCTACAACATCCTGTTGCAGGTGATGGACCACGGGAAATTGACCGACCACAACGGCCGGACAACCGATTTCCGCAACGTGATCATCATCATGACCTCGAACGCAGGTGCTGCCGAGATGTCGAAGAATGCTCTGGGCTTTGGCCGTGAAGCGCGGACCGGTGAAGATACCGCCGCGATTGAACGGACATTTACGCCGGAATTCCGCAACCGTCTGGATGCGATCATCAGCTTTGGCGCCCTGCCGAAAGAGGTGATCATGCAGGTTGTCGAGAAATTCGTGCTGCAGCTTGAGGCACAACTGATCGACCGTAATGTGCACATCGAACTGACCAAGGCCGCCGCCGAATGGCTGGCCGACAAGGGCTATGATGAAAAGATGGGTGCGCGCCCGCTGGGCCGTGTCATTCAGGAACACATCAAAAAGCCGCTGGCCGAAGAGTTGCTCTTTGGCAAGCTGGTCAAAGGTGGTGTTGTCAAGGTTGGCGTCAAGAAGGGCGCGTTGGATCTGACCTTTGAAGAACCGACGCAGGGCCGGATCACAGGTGGAAGCAAGAAACCACCGCTTCTGACGGCAGACTAACCATCAGGTACATTGAAAATCACCCGCTGCGCCAACTGCGCGGCGGGTTTTTTCATGGCTGGTCGGGATGCTTTGGCAACTTGCGCAGGGCTGGCACGGCATAAGGTACCTTTGCTTGGTAGCGTGTGAACCTTTCGCCATAGCGTTGGGCAAACCGCCGCTCCTTCAGTCGCGGTGCGGCAAGGCAGTATGCGGTCAGACTGATCGCAAGGAACAATTGGTCGGGCGTCCAGACCGGGACTGTCCAAAGCGTCAGGGCAAAAGCCACATAGATCGGCTGCCGGATGATCCGGAACAGACCCGTGACAGGCATGTCGGGAAAGACAGGCTTGATGTTCTGCGCCAAAGACATCCACCCCAAAGCACCTGATTGCACCTCGGCCCCTGCGTCATAACTGGCTTTGATCAGCAGCAGCCAAGCGATCATGTAGAAGGCGCAAATCACATAGAACGCCGCCCCTTCGGCACGCCACCAGACAATGCCGCTGGGTGTCCAAAGCGCAAAGAGCGCCAGAAGCTGAACGGATGCGACAATCGCGTAAGTCGTGGTTGAGAGCGTGCCGCTATAGGCGGCAGGGGCGAGATAACCAAGCAACCGCCGCCCCCGTGCGCTCAGGAGCAAGGAGTGCATAAGTGGAAACTGCAGGATCAAAAGCGCGTTGGCCAAAATCGCCCAAGTACCCGGCACACGGCCCAGACTTTCGCTCATCCCGAAAAACATGGCCGTGATCATCGCCATCACGGCGGCGGCAAAGATCACGTGGCAAACTGAGCCATAAAGAAACGCCACCGCGATCCGTTTACGGCCTGCAGGCGGGCGCAAGACGCCGAGACAAAGGGTGAGCAGGCGCTTCAAGGGAGAGAGTTTGTTCTGATCCATGTGCCCCAAATAGGACGGGCGCGGCGGAAGACGACTGTAGAGGGTCATTGGTCGCAGCTTGCTTTCATGCGCGGCCCCGCTAGTTGGAAGGGCATGACGAAGAAACCTGAACTTGCCCCCGAACATGTCAGCGAAGTGATCCAGATGGCGCTGTCGGATCACGTCAGCTTTGCGGATATCCACCGCGAATACGGGATTGGCGAGAAAGACGTCAAAGCCCTGATGCGCGACACCCTGAAAACCGGCAGTTACCGCGCATGGCGTAAACGCGTCCGCGATTTTTCGGACAGACGGGCGCATTATAAATAGCTGGCAATGTGGCGCTACCCGCCTACCTCACTCACATGAGTGAACAAGACCCCAACGTGCGCGCCCTTGCCGTGCCTTCCAGCCGCGTATCGCGGTTTACCCGTTTGAGCGCGATGACGGCTGGCGTTGCCGGTAATATGGCCGTCAACGGGATTGCGCAATTGGCGCAAGGCCAGCGGCCCGCAATGCGCGATTTGCTGATCACCCCGCAGAACATTACGCGGATCACCGAAAAGCTTGCCCAGATGCGCGGTGCGGCGATGAAGATCGGGCAACTTATGTCGATGGATACGGGTGAATTTCTCCCGCCGGAGATGGCACAGATCATGGCGCGGCTGCGGGACAATGCCCATACGATGCCGCCCGCGCAGTTGCGGCGGGTTCTGGATACGCAGTGGCCCAAGAACTGGTTGAGCCAATTCGCAAAGTTTGATGTGCGGCCCATTGCGGCAGCCTCGATCGGGCAGGTCCATCGTGCAAGGCTAAAGGATGGCAGGGATCTTGCGATCAAGGTGCAATACCCTGGTGTGGCGGACAGCATTGACAGCGATGTGGCAAATGTCGGCGCGCTTCTGCGCATGTCAGGGCTGATCCCCAAGGGGTTCGCGCTTGCGCCTTATCTGGAAGAAGCGCGCAAGCAGCTTCATCAGGAAACGGATTATACCCGCGAAGGGCAATATCTGGCGCGGTTTGGCGCGCTTTTGGCGGACGCACCGGCATTTGATGTGCCTGCGTTTATCCCTGAATGGAGCACGCCGCAGGTATTGGCGATGTCCTATGTGGAAAGTGTGCCGATTGAAGCGGCCTTCACCCAGCCCGAGGCGGAAAGACACCGGATTGCCGATGCGCTGATCGGGCTGACCTTGCGCGAGCTGTTCGACGAAGGGCTGATGCAGTCAGACCCGAATTTCGCCAACTATCGCTATGATCCACAGACGGGCCGGATCATCTTGCTGGATTTCGGCGCGACCTGTGAATTGAACCCGACGGTCGTGGCGCAATATCGCGCGTTACTGGCTGCTGGTTTGGTTGATGATCGCGCAGCGCTCGCGCGGATTGCGCAAGAAATCGGGTTTGTCGCGCCCGATACCGCCGACCGTCACCGCAAGGCAATTATGGACATGATGCAGATGGCCTTTGACGCCTTGCGCGCGAACGGGCCGTTCGATTTCACCGACAAGACCCTCCCGCGTGCGATGCAGACGGCCGGGATAGCACTGGCCGAAGACGGGTTTATTCCACCGCCCTTGCCGATTGATGTCTTGCTGTTGCAACGCAAATTCGGGGGCATGTTCCTGTTGGCCAGCCAGCTGGGCGCACAGTTGGACATGTCGGGATATTTCGCACGCTACGTCGCGTCTAGCGCTCGGTAAGTTTCAGCTCGATCCGGCGATTCTGGGCGCGTGCTTCTGGCGTGTCGGCAGGGTTCAGCGGTTGATATTCGCCAAATCCGTTTGCGGCCAGACGGCGTGGATCAATCCCCAGATCGCTGCTCATAAAGCGCACGACCGAAAGCGCGCGGGCCTGGCTTAGCTCCCAGTTGTCTGCGAAACGCGATCCGGCTCCGACAGGAATATTGTCGGTGTGGCCGTCAACACGGATCACCCAATCAATGCCTTCGGGAATATCGTCCGCAATACTGCGCAGTATATCGGCGATATTGGCGATTTCTGCTTCGCCTGCTGGCGACAGATCGGCACTGCCGGGCTCAAAAAGCACCTCGGAAGCAAAGATAAACCGATCACCCTCGATGCGAATCCGGTCCTGACCTTCGAGGATCTGGCGCAACTCGCCAAAAAAGTCGGATTTGAAGCGTGACAGGTTCTCGGCCTCGGCGGCCAACCTTTCGGCTTCTTCCTCCAGTCGCGCGGCCTCGGCCTCGAGCCTGATGCGTTCAGCCTCTTCCAAGGCGCGCCTGCGGCGTTCCTCTGTAACGACCCGGGCAAGGGCAGTGTTCAGCTGTGCGCCCAAGGTTTCGATCTGGACTTGCGCCTCGCGGTCGGCTTCTTCTGCGAGGTTGAGCATCGATTGCAGGTTGCCCACCTGTGTGCGCAATTCGGTGATCTGTTCATTTAGCAAAGCCACCTGACGCTGGCTTTCGGCAGACAGCGCCTCTTGCGCCGCAAGTTCCTCATTCGCAAGCGCAAGAAGGGCCGCCTGTCGTTCTGCTTCGCTTTCCTCGTCGCCCAGATTGCCTTGCAGGGCTTCCAGCTCGGCGGTCAGCGTAGCGTTCCGCGCGTCAAGTTCGGCCTGTGCTGCGCGTGCGGCGGCCAGCAGCGTCAGCGTGTCCTCTGCTTCTTGCCGCTGCCGTTCGAGATTAAGTGTCATCGCTGTCAGTTCGGTGTCTGCATTTGCTAGCCGCTCGCGCAGCGCTTCGGCGGCGGCGGCGCTGGTCAGTTGATCGGCCTCCAGCGCCGTGATCCGCGCGGTATTGGCGTCATTCTCGCTTTCCAGATCGGCGACCAGTGCCTCCAGCGCTTCGCGGCGGGCGGCGGCAAGTCGCGCGGCCTCTGCGCCCGCGTCGATTTCAGTGCGGGCCTGTGCAAGGGCGAGGTTGAGTGCTTCCTGCTCTGACAGCAGTCGTTCCTGCTCGGCTTCCAACCCCGCAATATTGGCAAGCGCGTCACTGCGTGCGCTCAGAAGCCCCGCGACCTGTGCCTCGAATTGCGTGATTTGGGTTTGCGCCTGCGCCAGTGCCTGATCCTGCGCGTCCCGTTCGGCGATCAGTGCGGCAATCCTTCCGGCCTGCCGTGTGGCCTCTGCGTTGGCGGCATCAAGATCGGCGGTCAGCGACGCGTTGGTATCACGTGCAAGCCCGAGCGTGGCTGTCAGCGCTGCGACCTCATTGTTCAGGGCGTCCAGCTCGGTTTCCTGCCCGGTGATTTGTTGGCGTAGCACGAACTGGATGACCATAAAGATCGTCAACACGAACATCAGGACCAGCAAAAGCCCGGTCATCGCATCCACAAAACCCGGCCAGATGGCGTTTTGGAAACGGTTCGATGATCTGCGGCTCAGCGCCATGGATCAGCCTCTGTCCTTGATCGCATTTGCCAGATTTGCAATCTCGCTGCGCAGGTCGCCGACGCTTTCCTGACGGCCTGCGGACATCTCTTCGAGGATGCGGAGCAGTTGCACGTCAATGGACCGCAGGCGCATCCGGCTTTCGGCATCGATGCCTTCCATCCCGCTGTCGTCCAGTTTCTGGATCAGCGCTTCTTGGCCGATGGCAACACGTTCGAGCATTTCCGATGTCGCATTGGCCGCGGAGCTTTGCGCCATCTTCTCAATCGCCGTTGCCAGCGCATTGAATTTCTTGTCATTCTCTTCGCGGTCGGCGTCTGTCTGGCCCATCATCATCTGGATGGTGTCCATCAGCTCGCCCAATTGTTCCACAAAGGGGCCCATCGCGCTGAGGTCGGCACCAATGGCCCCCTCTTCGCCATCAATCCCGACGCGGGTGATCGTGGATAGCCACTCTTCGAGTTCGCGGTAGAAACGGTTTTGGCCATGGCCGGCAAAAAGCTCTAAAAGCCCCACGATCAAAGATCCGGCAAGCCCGAGCAG from Yoonia rosea includes the following:
- a CDS encoding CAP domain-containing protein, which translates into the protein MLNGVRSGAGAGALTYDSRLGAAANRHANDMAANNFFSHTGSDGSTVGQRVTDAGYQWNLVGENIARGQVDEQAVLDAWMNSAGHRANNLDPRFEDFALAKANSPRGPYWVLVLARER
- the gloB gene encoding hydroxyacylglutathione hydrolase encodes the protein MTKRSEVELVVVPCRTDNYAFLVHNHDTGETALVDAPEAAPIADALAARGWRLNDILITHHHDDHIDGVAALREGARVIGAKADAHRLPDLDLGVADGDTVTVCGQATHVMDVSGHTIGHIAFHMPDAALVFTADSLMALGCGRLFEGTPAQMWDSMQKLRALPDDTLVCSGHEYTTANARFAMSLDPENSDLIFRTKGIEAARAAGKPTVPSTLTEEKRTNPFLRADVPEFKAALGMNDASDLDVFTFARAQKDKF
- a CDS encoding peptidoglycan -binding protein, whose protein sequence is MALSRRSSNRFQNAIWPGFVDAMTGLLLVLMFVLTIFMVIQFVLRQQITGQETELDALNNEVAALTATLGLARDTNASLTADLDAANAEATRQAGRIAALIAERDAQDQALAQAQTQITQFEAQVAGLLSARSDALANIAGLEAEQERLLSEQEALNLALAQARTEIDAGAEAARLAAARREALEALVADLESENDANTARITALEADQLTSAAAAEALRERLANADTELTAMTLNLERQRQEAEDTLTLLAAARAAQAELDARNATLTAELEALQGNLGDEESEAERQAALLALANEELAAQEALSAESQRQVALLNEQITELRTQVGNLQSMLNLAEEADREAQVQIETLGAQLNTALARVVTEERRRRALEEAERIRLEAEAARLEEEAERLAAEAENLSRFKSDFFGELRQILEGQDRIRIEGDRFIFASEVLFEPGSADLSPAGEAEIANIADILRSIADDIPEGIDWVIRVDGHTDNIPVGAGSRFADNWELSQARALSVVRFMSSDLGIDPRRLAANGFGEYQPLNPADTPEARAQNRRIELKLTER
- a CDS encoding ABC1 kinase family protein is translated as MSEQDPNVRALAVPSSRVSRFTRLSAMTAGVAGNMAVNGIAQLAQGQRPAMRDLLITPQNITRITEKLAQMRGAAMKIGQLMSMDTGEFLPPEMAQIMARLRDNAHTMPPAQLRRVLDTQWPKNWLSQFAKFDVRPIAAASIGQVHRARLKDGRDLAIKVQYPGVADSIDSDVANVGALLRMSGLIPKGFALAPYLEEARKQLHQETDYTREGQYLARFGALLADAPAFDVPAFIPEWSTPQVLAMSYVESVPIEAAFTQPEAERHRIADALIGLTLRELFDEGLMQSDPNFANYRYDPQTGRIILLDFGATCELNPTVVAQYRALLAAGLVDDRAALARIAQEIGFVAPDTADRHRKAIMDMMQMAFDALRANGPFDFTDKTLPRAMQTAGIALAEDGFIPPPLPIDVLLLQRKFGGMFLLASQLGAQLDMSGYFARYVASSAR
- the clpA gene encoding ATP-dependent Clp protease ATP-binding subunit ClpA; the encoded protein is MPSFSTTLEQSIHGALALANEHKHELATLEHLLLALIDEPDAARVMRACSVNLDELRKDLEGFIEDDLSTLITDVEGSEAVPTAAFQRVIQRAAIHVQSSGRSEVTGANVLVAIFAERESNAAYFLQEQDMTRYDAVNFIAHGVAKDPAFGESRPVTGSTDESETIAPGEGDEKESALAKYCVDLNAKATKGDVDPLIGRAHEVERCIQVLCRRRKNNPLLVGDPGVGKTAIAEGLAFKIVNGETPEVLSKATIYSLDMGALLAGTRYRGDFEERLKAVMTEMEEHKDAVLFIDEIHTVIGAGATSGGAMDASNLLKPALQGGKLRCMGSTTYKEFRQHFEKDRALSRRFQKIDVTEPSVPDAIKILQGLKPYFEEHHHIKYTADAIKTAVELSARYINDRKLPDKAIDVIDEAGAAQHLVAESKRRKTIGAKEIEDVVAKIARIPPKNVSKDDAEVLKDLEKSLKRVVFGQDQAIEALSSAIKLARAGLREPEKPIGNYLFAGPTGVGKTEVAKQLADTLGVELMRFDMSEYMEKHAVSRLIGAPPGYVGFDQGGMLTDGVDQNPHCVLLLDEMEKAHPDVYNILLQVMDHGKLTDHNGRTTDFRNVIIIMTSNAGAAEMSKNALGFGREARTGEDTAAIERTFTPEFRNRLDAIISFGALPKEVIMQVVEKFVLQLEAQLIDRNVHIELTKAAAEWLADKGYDEKMGARPLGRVIQEHIKKPLAEELLFGKLVKGGVVKVGVKKGALDLTFEEPTQGRITGGSKKPPLLTAD
- a CDS encoding DUF2805 domain-containing protein, producing MTKKPELAPEHVSEVIQMALSDHVSFADIHREYGIGEKDVKALMRDTLKTGSYRAWRKRVRDFSDRRAHYK
- a CDS encoding class I SAM-dependent methyltransferase → MHLDVLDLRNFYYRSALGRAAQKVIRDELCTLWPEAKGQMVVGFGFAVPLLRPFLKDARRVIGLMPGPQGVMPWPPDGNNVSVLCEDTSWPIETGHVDKLVMLHGLETTEQPSLLLDEAWRVLGPGGRAVFVVPNRAGLWSRSDATPFGYGRPYSLSQLEAQLRRHQFVTERTMSALYQPPSASKLWRKSAGFLEKVGHNLPVVAAGGVLIIEVSKQMAAPRRPGLTEAVRKPFRALEGITKPKPKPEPSPSRVIVR
- a CDS encoding THUMP domain-containing class I SAM-dependent RNA methyltransferase, translating into MTTPFEIFMVCTPGFEQALHAEALENGFADPQITSGGITTTGTWEDVWRANLVMRGATRILARVGSFMAFHLAQLDKRARKYPWDDVLRQDVPVRVEVSTSKKSKIYHAGAATQRIETALKESHGMTIAADAPVALKVRIDDNRVTISVDTSGESLHKRGHKEAVGKAPMRETLAALMLRECGYTGNEPVVDPMCGSGTFLIEAAEMTMGLNPGRTREFAFQHLATYDDAAWQDMRRMGETHAPTQHFHGSDRDAGAIRMATANAERAGVADHITFQNLSAADMKRPAGPPGLIICNPPYGGRIGNQNMLYGVYAGLGEALKREFTGWRVGMVTSEAGLAKASGLPFKPKGPAIPHGGLKVWLFQTGTL